ATAGCTGCTGCGTTATTACAGCTAACTCTATCGGTACACCTGGTAAAGGGTTTTGATGAGTAAAACGGTCAGCTCCCATTGCCAAGACTTGGGTATTCTTGATATCAGCGTAACGGGGATTGGAGAGGCTAACACTGGGCATCAAGGCGACGCTGTAGCGCTGTACCAAAAACCCACGACCATCGTGGAGAACAGCCACTGGCAGACAGCGCATATCGCTATCCATGAGGAAGACAAGATTTTTTATACCTTGAGCTTGTAACTCAGCTTCCAGCGGTGCTATTAGCCACTCATAAAGTTGTCTAGCTGGGGGTAAATAGCTGGTTGTAGCAGTTTTGGCTATGTCGGTAATTTCACTGCGTAATTTTGCAACTTCTTTTAGAGCTAGCGATCGCGTGATGCCATCCAGCTTTATGCTAATCGGTTGCTTGTAAGGGGTCACTAGCAACAGTGTCAGGGTGTCCTGATTTGATGATTTTCTAAATTTGACATAGATGAAGGCCGACTTCACACCTGTGGTTGCATCAATTTCGCGAAGAATATCCGTAAGATTTGCTCGGTTTTGAATCGTGCTTTGGCGCGGTAGTTTTAGATAGTTTTCAAACTCCCTTGTGGAAGTTTCTTCCAGATTGGCTACCTTAGCGTCTGTCGGAGACTGAACTTGTCTAAGACCAACTAAGCCTGGGAAAACTCTACTGCTTGCTCCTACTTGCTCATAGGTGATTTCGTTGCTGGAACCAAGGGCAAGCCTATTGCGAGGAACTCGCTCGACTACAATTTGTTGCAATAAAACAGGGTCAATAAATCTGTTTGTAATTGGTGTGAAACCAGGAATGGATTTAAGGTTAGAGTTGCTTGCACCGATTCCTACATTGTTTCCAGCAGAATTGCCGTTTCGTTGTGGATAGTTTTGAGGAGAGATGTTTGGTTTAACATCTCTCCCCCCCTTTGGCCCCGGCTTAGTGGGTACTGATGTGGTTCCAGTCCCCTGCTGCGCCGACTGCGGCAAGGCTTTTGTAGCGGAAAAAATTATAACTGCTGAGCTTGCAGCTAGACTTACACAAACAACATATCGAGTTGATAAAGACAGCATATTCAGAGGTTATTTATAAATGTTTTTTCGATAATGCTAGTCGAATTAATATCAGGCTCATCATGGCAAATTTAACTATATCTTTGCTCGTCTGGAGCGGATAATCATACGCCAACTGCAATTCAGGATAAAAGCAAGTTATTTATATGGCTTAATTAAGTGAAAATCGCGGCTATTGTAGTTTTTTTCTCGTTTGTTTGACAAGCCATAAATATTTCCCAAATATCTAGGCGTAAACGAGCGAGATTCTACCTATTTATTTATAAGTCATAAGAACTGGCAGGAGCGCAAAAATTCCTGTATTATGTATGTAGTATTAAGATAAAGGGCGTGCAGCGTGCGATCGCATGCCTGCCTAGCTTGAGCCGGGAGACGATCGAGGTATGTCTAATCAAAAAATGGCCACCAGCCGCGAGGTTTACAACCGCATCCTATGGGATGCACGGTTAGATCGCCACGCCTTTACAATCGGCTATTTAGAACGCACATCTGAAGTAAAACTCCGCTCTAAACCGCTAGCGGAATGGGAAGCTAATGGCGACATACCCTGGCATCGCATCCGCTACATAAGCTGTGGAGAGACAATAGTTTGGGATCGCGATCGCCACTTGGATCTCGTCTCTATAGGACAGCTACCCGCCGCTGCATGGACGGCGCAATTAGGGGAGCAAGATCTTCCGCTTATAGCAACGCCATTTTCACCAAAACCAATATACCGATATGGTTCCCAAGGTTGGCAACCGAGCGACGAGCTACCTGAGTCTGTTCCATCGAGTGCTTTGACCATCGTTAGTTTTAACGTGCTGTGCGATACATACGAGCAGGAACGCATCCAGACAGAAAAGCGGATTCCAGCGATCGCCAGCCATCTACGCAACTGCGATGCGGATATCATAGCGCTACAGGAAGTGACGCGATCGCTGCTAGATAACCTTTTAGAACTCGATTGGGTGCGCGGCTACTTCATCTCGGAACCGCCAGAAGCCTCAACGCTGGAACGCTATGGCCTTTTGATCCTGTCGCGGCTGCCGTTTACCCTAGTCGAGCATCGGTACTCGGCGCACAAGCAGGTATTAGTGGGAACGTGGCAGATAAACGAGCGATCGCTGCATGTAGCTGTAGTACATTTAACAAGCAATCGCGGCCACAACGCAATGGAAAAACGGGCGGTTCAACTAAACTTGTTGCTCGATTACCTAAAAACGCAGCCGGGAGATTGCGCGATCGCCGGAGACTTCAACACCAGAGGCGACGAACAACAAGATCTGTTAACTAAAAGCGGCTTTGTTGATGTCTGGAAAGAATTGCATCCTCTTGAAGAAGGTTATACTTTTGACCCTCACCGCAACACGCTAGCAGCAATAATGACCATAAGTAACGAGGCGGCGCGGTTCGATCGCATCCTGCTACGCGCCGCAGATGGGCGCTGGCTACCGCGTTCTATGGAAATATTCGCCTGCGAACCCATACCGGAGGCTGAAGGAACCCTCTATGCCTCGGATCATTTTGGCGTGCGTGCGGTTCTAGAATGCTCTATGCAGACAACCGCCTCTTTGCGTGCGGTGCGCCCTGTATATCAGAGCGCTGTCGTAGTAATTCCACCTGCTGAAGTTTGGTCAGCAATTCAGGCAATTCGCCGCCGTTACGATCGCCAGATCGACCGTTGGATGCCTCACATCACATTGATTTATGGCTTTGTTCCAGAGGAGTATTTTGAGGAAGCAGCGCAAGCGATCGCGCGATCGCTTGCTGTTGTTGAGCCTTTTGAGATAACCCTTTCAGGCTTCGACACCTTCGAGCATCGCTCTAGCAGCACCGCTTGGTTGCGACCTGTTACCCAGCCAGAACGAGCCTTACATCAGTTGCAAGCAGTCTTACAGCAGCTATTTCCGCAGTGCGACGAGCAAAGCAAGAAATCGCCTGCGGGTTTTACGCCGCATCTGAGCGTGGGACAGTTCAAGAGCGTACAAGAAGCGATCGCGCAGCTTCCTTCCTGGCATCCAATAAGCTTTCCTGTAGAATCTGTTGCTCTAATTAGTCGTCGCGGCGATGAACCTTTCGAGGTTAGATATCTCGTACCCTTGGGGAAGGAAATTAAAGACACCGCCCTCATTGCTGGAACAGGCGAATCTTTTACGCAAAATCCAAAATTGAATAGCCTGATACAGCTAGTTAGCAACCTTGAGCCAGAATTAAGCCAAGCACAGCGAGAACATCGCGAAACAATTCTGTCTCTCGTGGCGCAAGCAATAGCGGAGTGTTTGGGTTATCAGCCATCGCTGCATCTCGTGGGTTCGGCGCGTCTGGGCGTGCAAAGTCCGCAAAGCGATTTGGATGTTGTTTGTCTGATTCCTACTTATATGTCGGGCGAGCAGTTTTTATTAAGCGTGCGGGAGAGATTGTCAGGGTTGTGCGATCGCTCGCAGGTGGTTAAAGATGCAAGGATGCCAGCGTTGAGGATGCAGATAGAAGGCGTGTCTGTCGATTTGCTTTATGCTTGCACTCCTAACGATTTCCAACTGGAAAATCCAAAATCTAAGATCCAAAATCGTGTAAATGATTTCGATCCGCTTAGTTGGAAAGCACTTGTGGGTTGTTTGGAAGCTGACGCGATCGCTGATACTGTAATTCCTCGCATCCCGTTAGATTCTTTCCGCGTGCTGTTGCGTGCTACCCGTGCGTGGGCAAAAGCACGCCAAATACACGGCAATGCGTGGGGTTTTGTCGGCAACTTTTCCATCGCCTTGCTGACTGCTTGGAGCTGTGCAAATTATCCACAAAATGTTGAGGATGCAGGAATTGAAAGGCTGCTACAACATTTTTTCCAGGCGCTAGCCGAACACGATTGGAGCTATCCCATCGCGCTGACTGAAGCTGGCAGACATTACAACGTGCGCCTTCCCCGCGACTGGATGCCTATAGTTACTTCAATTGAGCCATGTCAAAACAGTGCGCGAAATGTGTCGCGTTCGACAGCAGAGATTTTGCGCCGTGAATTCGTTCGCGGTGCGGAGATTGTAGAGCGGGCTTTAGCTGGCGAAATCGGTTGGGAAATGCTGTTTGAGTCAGCAGATCTCAAGGCGCAATCAAGCCTGTTTTTAGTGCTGAGTGCGACAATTGAAGACAGCGATCGCTCTTTATCCGCCTGCGGTTGGCTGGAAGGACGCATAATTGGATTGGCCATTAATTTGGAACAGCAAATTGATGTTTGCGTAAGACCTTGGCCGGGAATAAGGAAGGATCAAAATAAAATTAGCGCGATACTGGGTTTGGAGCTTCCTAAAGATTGCGATCGCGTTTCATGGCTCGAAGCCAATGGCGCTGTAATACAACTTCTTGCCCAAAACTTTGTAAGTCAGTTCAACAATTCCTTTGCCGATTCTAATAGCATTGCTTTGGTTAGCCTGCTGTGCGATCGCCAAGATTTTGGCCAACTTTACCCCAATTTATGACTAACTCCGGAGGATTTTTATAGGTATTGATTTTAAAGAGCAATCCTGAGCGGGCGTTACCTTTTAAGTGTTGATTAACTGTTATTCAGTTCTGGCAACCAAAAGTTATTGGTGACTAATTACATCAATGGCTGTCTTGAGCCAATCAATATAAGTTTGTTCTCTTCGGATTGCTAACTCCAGTACCAGCCTTTGCATCATTTGTTCGCGATTAGCAGCGCGATCGCCCAACATTGGTAATTCAACATTTTCACACTCAGCCAACTTTTCCTTACGTGCTGCTAACTGCTGTTCTAACAATTGAATAATCGCTTCATCAGGTAATTGCGCCGCAAAATGCAACTGAACGAGCAAAGGATCTCTCACTGTTGGCAAGGTTTGAGGACATTGAAGCCAGC
Above is a genomic segment from Microcoleus sp. FACHB-831 containing:
- a CDS encoding CHAT domain-containing protein produces the protein MLSLSTRYVVCVSLAASSAVIIFSATKALPQSAQQGTGTTSVPTKPGPKGGRDVKPNISPQNYPQRNGNSAGNNVGIGASNSNLKSIPGFTPITNRFIDPVLLQQIVVERVPRNRLALGSSNEITYEQVGASSRVFPGLVGLRQVQSPTDAKVANLEETSTREFENYLKLPRQSTIQNRANLTDILREIDATTGVKSAFIYVKFRKSSNQDTLTLLLVTPYKQPISIKLDGITRSLALKEVAKLRSEITDIAKTATTSYLPPARQLYEWLIAPLEAELQAQGIKNLVFLMDSDMRCLPVAVLHDGRGFLVQRYSVALMPSVSLSNPRYADIKNTQVLAMGADRFTHQNPLPGVPIELAVITQQLWRGSSFLNEAFTLDNLKSARSQQPFQIIHLATHGEFKPGKPNNSYIQLWDTKLRLDQLRDMGWNNPQVELLVLSACRTAVGDRDAELGFAGLAIQAGVKSALGSLWYVSEEGTLPLMTEFYRHLRVAPIKAQALRLAQLAMIHKQVRILPGQLRSAGVKVSLPSTLARMGEENLSHPYYWAAFTMIGNPW
- a CDS encoding PadR family transcriptional regulator, whose translation is MSLAHAILGLLQQEQRTGYDLKISCFDGCVAHLWPADQAQIYRTLDKLVEQGWISCTLEIQRDRPNRKVYSITEGGKGELIRWLQCPQTLPTVRDPLLVQLHFAAQLPDEAIIQLLEQQLAARKEKLAECENVELPMLGDRAANREQMMQRLVLELAIRREQTYIDWLKTAIDVISHQ
- a CDS encoding poly(A) polymerase, with the protein product MSNQKMATSREVYNRILWDARLDRHAFTIGYLERTSEVKLRSKPLAEWEANGDIPWHRIRYISCGETIVWDRDRHLDLVSIGQLPAAAWTAQLGEQDLPLIATPFSPKPIYRYGSQGWQPSDELPESVPSSALTIVSFNVLCDTYEQERIQTEKRIPAIASHLRNCDADIIALQEVTRSLLDNLLELDWVRGYFISEPPEASTLERYGLLILSRLPFTLVEHRYSAHKQVLVGTWQINERSLHVAVVHLTSNRGHNAMEKRAVQLNLLLDYLKTQPGDCAIAGDFNTRGDEQQDLLTKSGFVDVWKELHPLEEGYTFDPHRNTLAAIMTISNEAARFDRILLRAADGRWLPRSMEIFACEPIPEAEGTLYASDHFGVRAVLECSMQTTASLRAVRPVYQSAVVVIPPAEVWSAIQAIRRRYDRQIDRWMPHITLIYGFVPEEYFEEAAQAIARSLAVVEPFEITLSGFDTFEHRSSSTAWLRPVTQPERALHQLQAVLQQLFPQCDEQSKKSPAGFTPHLSVGQFKSVQEAIAQLPSWHPISFPVESVALISRRGDEPFEVRYLVPLGKEIKDTALIAGTGESFTQNPKLNSLIQLVSNLEPELSQAQREHRETILSLVAQAIAECLGYQPSLHLVGSARLGVQSPQSDLDVVCLIPTYMSGEQFLLSVRERLSGLCDRSQVVKDARMPALRMQIEGVSVDLLYACTPNDFQLENPKSKIQNRVNDFDPLSWKALVGCLEADAIADTVIPRIPLDSFRVLLRATRAWAKARQIHGNAWGFVGNFSIALLTAWSCANYPQNVEDAGIERLLQHFFQALAEHDWSYPIALTEAGRHYNVRLPRDWMPIVTSIEPCQNSARNVSRSTAEILRREFVRGAEIVERALAGEIGWEMLFESADLKAQSSLFLVLSATIEDSDRSLSACGWLEGRIIGLAINLEQQIDVCVRPWPGIRKDQNKISAILGLELPKDCDRVSWLEANGAVIQLLAQNFVSQFNNSFADSNSIALVSLLCDRQDFGQLYPNL